GATCCGACCTTTGTCGACGCCCAGCCGCTGCAGTTTGCCAATCCTGAAGCGCGTATCGAAGCGCTTCAGCGCGCACGCGCCGAACTGGACGCCGTGGCGTCGAATTGGGCGGCGTCGTCGTCAGATTCGAGCCGTGCAAACCATGATGCCTTGTCAGGAGTCACAGCATGAAAATCCGCCCACTGATCGCGACGGCCACGCTCGCCGGTTTCGCCATTTTCGGCGTTTCCCAGTCCACCTTCGCCGCCGACGCAACCGCGCCGCACGAGACGATTACGCCTGCTTTTGCCGAGGCGATCGCCAACGTGCCGGGCAAGACGATGACGGCGCTCGTGGTCGAGTATCCGCCCGGCGGCAAGTCGCCCTCGCATCGGCACGGTCAGGCGTTCGTGGTCGGCTATGTGCTGTCGGGGGCGATCCGCAGTCGCGTGAACGCCGGCGAAGAGCGCGTCTATCATGCCGGCGAGTACTGGACCGAGAAGCCGGGCGTGCATCACACGGTCAGCGAAAACGCGAGCGATACGGAACCTGCGAAGCTGCTGGCGATCTTCGTGGCCGACTCGAAAGACAAGAACCTTGTTACGTTCGACAAGAAGTAAGTGTATTGACGGCGCCGGGCTGGTCGCACCGTCATTGCACCGCGATGGCGGCCGGCGACTATGCCAGTCGCCGCCGCGAGCG
The nucleotide sequence above comes from Paraburkholderia sp. FT54. Encoded proteins:
- a CDS encoding cupin domain-containing protein encodes the protein MKIRPLIATATLAGFAIFGVSQSTFAADATAPHETITPAFAEAIANVPGKTMTALVVEYPPGGKSPSHRHGQAFVVGYVLSGAIRSRVNAGEERVYHAGEYWTEKPGVHHTVSENASDTEPAKLLAIFVADSKDKNLVTFDKK